The following coding sequences lie in one Lolium perenne isolate Kyuss_39 chromosome 2, Kyuss_2.0, whole genome shotgun sequence genomic window:
- the LOC127337179 gene encoding chaperone protein dnaJ C76, chloroplastic translates to MPALLLNTAVSLGNPKPSFSSRPSSRHHHRCQAASTSTGGSSSSSSSSSGGAGRGSSWATEYDLYSLLGVEPSSPHSEIKAAYRALQKRCHPDVAGTAGGSHDMAVVLNEVYALLSDPAQRQAYDREQAKRSEFQGYTGRPLYSSWRGAEAESRAVFVDEVACVGCLKCALHAGRTFAIESVHGRARVVAQWADPEDRIADAIQTCPVDCISMVERSDLAALEFLMSKLPRRRVRVSEANAAGSPDIFAEVRKFKARFQEMEQRSTTRQSEESEVARQSRTSAVQTIMSLSNWWYWRPFRAPAGAAAAAAVPAPLRLLPPPRSPPPSSAAADDPVTERLMEAAARRKAEGTTASAVHARRRDEYWTPQLNLPSSASFPSPDAQTSAPSKSRSRRPASGERAPTRRARIDLTAPMLMGIVAAGIVGYNREDMAGGLIEDHIGGAAAVEVVNSFELQVVLAGVTWFVIGAAVAGFVQVLVRRNEFRE, encoded by the exons ATGCCCGCGCTCCTCCTCAACACCGCCGTCTCCCTCGGCAACCCCAAGCCGTCCTTCAGCTCCAGGCCTTCGTCCCGCCACCACCACCGATGCCAGGCCGCGTCCACCAGCACCGgcgggtcgtcgtcgtcgtcatcaagctctaGCGGCGGCGCGGGGCGCGGGTCGTCGTGGGCGACGGAGTACGACCTGTACTCGCTGCTGGGGGTGGAGCCGTCGTCGCCGCACTCGGAGATCAAGGCCGCGTACCGGGCGCTCCAGAAGCGGTGCCACCCGGACGTGGCCGGCACGGCGGGCGGCTCCCACGACATGGCGGTGGTGCTGAACGAGGTGTACGCGCTGCTGTCGGACCCGGCGCAGCGGCAGGCCTACGACCGGGAGCAGGCGAAGCGGTCCGAGTTCCAGGGGTACACGGGGCGCCCCCTCTACTCGTCGTGGCGCGGCGCGGAGGCCGAGAGCCGCGCCGTGTTCGTCGACGAGGTGGCCTGCGTGGGCTGCCTCAAGTGCGCGCTCCACGCCGGCCGCACCTTCGCCATCGAGTCCGTCCACGGCCGCGCCCGCGTCGTCGCGCAGTGGGCCGACCCCGAGGACCGCATCGCCGACGCCATCCAGACGTGCCCCGTCGACTGCATCTC GATGGTTGAGAGGTCGGACCTGGCGGCGCTGGAGTTCCTCATGTCCAAGCTGCCGCGGCGCAGAGTCCGGGTCTCGGAGGCCAACGCGGCGGGGTCGCCGGACATCTTCGCCGAGGTCAGAAAGTTCAAGGCGAGGTTCCAGGAGATGGAGCAGAGGTCCACCACGAGGCAATCCGAG GAGTCAGAGGTAGCCCGGCAGTCGAGGACATCGGCGGTCCAGACCATCATGTCCCTGTCCAACTGGTGGTACTGGCGGCCCTTCAGAGCTCCGGCCGGcgccgccgcagccgcagccGTCCCTGCCCCTCTCCGCCTGTTGCCCCCACCACGGTCGCCCCCGCCTTCTTCAGCCGCCGCCGACGACCCCGTGACGGAGAGGCTCATGGAGGCAGCCGCCCGGCGCAAAGCGGAAGGCACGACGGCGTCGGcggtgcacgcccgccgccgggaCGAGTACTGGACCCCGCAGCTGAACCTGCCGTCTTCGGCCTCGTTCCCGTCGCCGGATGCACAGACCTCCGCGCCGTCGAAGAGCCGCTCGCGTAGACCAGCCAGCGGCGAGAGGGCGCCCACGAGGCGTGCGAGGATCGACCTGACGGCACCGATGCTGATGGGGATCGTTGCCGCGGGGATTGTCGGGTACAACAGGGAGGACATGGCCGGAGGCTTGATCGAGGACCACATCGGCGGCGCGGCTGCTGTGGAAGTGGTCAACAGCTTCGAGCTGCAGGTCGTCTTGGCCGGCGTGACCTGGTTCGTCATCGGGGCCGCCGTGGCCGGCTTTGTTCAGGTTCTTGTAAGAAGAAACGAGTTCAGAGAATGA